From a single Lolium rigidum isolate FL_2022 chromosome 7, APGP_CSIRO_Lrig_0.1, whole genome shotgun sequence genomic region:
- the LOC124671020 gene encoding protein FAR1-RELATED SEQUENCE 5-like, producing the protein MAILTYLRGGKPKNVPYNKKYVSNVMTAIRLEDNTNDMMKVLSYFRQRQEEDPRFYYNFDLGEGNKVKCIFWSDGFSRHMYDLYGDCLSFDTTFKTNKYNLPFAPFVGVTGHGHNCLFSCAIINNEQASTFEWLFGEFLICMGGKHPATIITDQDAAMAKAIDEVFKQTCHRNCFFHIKRKSEEKCGGTFVARGENRAKFVPVYFKHNFLPFIHSTARSEGTNAIFKDNVGSTYSVISFLGEYQKISENIEELEREQDSVTRITEPDYWVRSEIELQAGRMYEVYKTPMLQLQDFRSRKYLVSVNLQAEEFACICCKFEKDGIICAHILRVLIHLNLSELPEKYYISRWRPKDRKYIRDKQSIPIDLTTSNKHLRYCVLSRKFCNIASEGAVTERKYLFLLDEIKRIEDRLDEMTQEDETAEFQKREKGKQPSATSEQQKAREQQHKDGFPDNLQDPDVVSSKGRPENSKRQRTFVEELLSKNQITCSHCGSHHHNIATCTMRHIPKSFFEKSVKTSNKKTAGKADAEKSTKKQTQKRNQAKSTGNMKKTSSKS; encoded by the exons ATGGCAATACTCACATACCTGCGAGGAGGAAAGCCAAAGAATGTTCCTTACAACAAGAAATATGTGAGCAATGTCATGACTGCAATCAGATTAGAAGACAACACAAATGATATGATGAAAGTTCTATCTTATTTTAGGCAGAGGCAAGAAGAAGATCCAAGGTTCTACTATAATTTTGATCTTGGAGAAGGGAACAAGGTCAAATGCATATTTTGGTCTGATGGATTTTCTCGACACATGTATGACTTATATGGTGATTGCCTTAGCTTCGACACAACATTCAAGACTAACAAGTATAACCTCCCATTTGCTCCTTTTGTCGGAGTGACAGGACATGGCCACAACTGCCTATTTTCTTGTGCAATAATCAATAATGAACAAGCAAGTACCTTTGAGTGGCTATTCGGGGAATTCCTCATATGTATGGGAGGGAAGCATCCTGCAACAATTATCACAGATCAAGATGCTGCAATGGCAAAAGCAATAGATGAAGTTTTCAAACAAACTTGTCATAGAAACTGCTTCTTCCATATCAAGAGAAAGTCGGAAGAGAAGTGTGGAGGAA CATTTGTGGCCAGAG GGGAAAACAGAGCGAAGTTTGTCCCTGTTTACTTCAAGCATAACTTCTTACCTTTCATTCACTCAACTGCTAGAAGTGAGGGAACTAATGCAATCTTTAAAGACAATGTGGGGTCTACATATAGTGTTATCAGCTTCTTGGGTGAGTACCAGAAAATATCTGAAAACATAGAGGAATTGGAAAGAGAACAAGATTCAGTAACAAGGATAACAGAGCCAGACTATTGGGTGCGTAGCGAGATAGAACTTCAAGCTGGTCGCAT GTATGAGGTCTACAAGACACCTATGCTACAACTGCAAGATTTCAGGTCCAGAAAGTATCTTGTTTCTGTAAACCTACAAGCAGAAGAATTCGCCTGTATATGCTGCAAGTTTGAGAAGGATGGCATAATATGTGCACATATACTGAGGGTCCTCATCCACCTTAACTTGTCAGAGCTTCCTGAAAAATACTACATCAGTAGGTGGAGGCCAAAAGATAGAAAATACATCAGAGATAAGCAGTCCATCCCAATAGATCTAACAACAAGTAACAAACATCTGAGATACTGCGTGCTATCTAGGAAATTTTGCAATATTGCCTCTGAAGGAGCTGTGACTGAAAGGAAATACTTGTTCTTGCTGGATGAAATCAAAAGGATAGAGGACAGACTAGATGAGATGACTCAAGAAGATGAAACTGCGGAATTCCAGAAAAGAGAAAAGGGCAAACAACCATCTGCAACAAGTGAACAGCAAAAAGCAAGAGAACAGCAACATAAAGATGGTTTCCCTGATAATCTACAAGATCCTGATGTTGTTTCTTCGAAAGGACGTCCAGAAAATTCTAAACGACAAAGGACATTCGTTGAAGAATTGCTGTCAAAAAATCAAATTACATGCAGCCACTGTGGTTCACATCACCATAACATTGCTACATGTACAATGAGGCACATACCCAAGTCATTTTTTGAGAAAAGTGTCAAAACCAGCAACAAGAAGACAGCGG GTAAAGCTGATGCTGAGAAGTCAACAAAGAAGCAAACACAAAAGAGAAACCAGGCGAAATCAACAGGCAACATGAAGAAGACATCGTCAAAAAGCTAG